From bacterium, the proteins below share one genomic window:
- a CDS encoding TAXI family TRAP transporter solute-binding subunit, with translation MKNKLFLSLLCLAFVGMMFAPGDAAAEAFKGKVGGGPTGGTFNTFTNAMAVYVPKQLENVKLSAVGSGGSVENVKRVSSGESDFGLCYAVDSALGRNGKLPKDENKYDGLRAMGFLYGAPAQLVVRADSDIKSAYDLKGKKVAVGNAGSGAAASAERFFRHIGVWDEFSPQFLGYSAAAGAFKDGKIDAFWLLVGPPNRAIIEASVQVDIRLIPVGLDAEKSGFYKEFAYIPMDIPAGMYGEGMPACPSFQDACFLSVNANVPDDVVYDIMKTLWSAEGMEAMTAAKKTFKSMNMENGFDGASIPLHPGAVKFWEEQGKTVPANLK, from the coding sequence ATGAAGAATAAGCTGTTCCTCAGTCTGCTCTGTCTCGCTTTCGTCGGCATGATGTTCGCCCCCGGCGATGCGGCGGCCGAGGCCTTCAAGGGCAAAGTCGGCGGCGGGCCGACGGGCGGCACTTTCAACACGTTCACCAACGCCATGGCCGTCTACGTGCCGAAGCAGCTCGAGAACGTGAAGCTTTCCGCCGTCGGTTCCGGCGGCTCGGTCGAGAACGTCAAGCGCGTCAGCAGCGGTGAGAGCGACTTCGGTCTGTGCTACGCCGTGGACAGCGCGCTGGGCCGCAACGGCAAGCTCCCCAAGGACGAGAACAAGTACGACGGCCTGCGCGCCATGGGCTTCCTCTACGGCGCCCCCGCCCAGCTCGTCGTCCGCGCCGACAGCGACATCAAGTCGGCCTACGACCTCAAGGGCAAGAAGGTCGCCGTCGGCAACGCCGGCTCCGGTGCCGCCGCCAGCGCCGAGCGCTTCTTCCGCCACATCGGCGTGTGGGACGAGTTCAGCCCGCAGTTCCTGGGCTACTCCGCCGCCGCCGGCGCGTTCAAGGACGGCAAGATCGACGCCTTCTGGCTGCTCGTCGGCCCCCCGAACCGCGCCATCATCGAGGCCAGCGTGCAGGTGGACATCCGCCTGATCCCCGTCGGTCTGGACGCCGAGAAGTCCGGCTTCTACAAGGAATTCGCCTACATCCCGATGGACATCCCGGCCGGCATGTACGGCGAGGGCATGCCCGCCTGCCCGTCGTTCCAGGACGCGTGCTTCCTGTCGGTGAACGCGAACGTCCCCGACGACGTGGTCTACGACATCATGAAGACGCTGTGGTCCGCCGAGGGCATGGAGGCCATGACGGCCGCCAAGAAGACCTTCAAGAGCATGAACATGGAGAACGGCTTCGACGGCGCCAGCATCCCGCTGCACCCCGGTGCGGTGAAGTTCTGGGAAGAGCAAGGCAAGACGGTGCCCGCCAACCTGAAGTGA